A region of the Cannabis sativa cultivar Pink pepper isolate KNU-18-1 chromosome 3, ASM2916894v1, whole genome shotgun sequence genome:
CATCACGCTTGGACCACTCTCTAACCACAACTCCAATCCTCAACAACTTCGTTACCAGAACCGCATTTCTCGGTTGGTCAGAATGCATAGGCCAAGTTCCTATGGGCACTCCCATAGTTATGCTCTCCACGCACGAGTTCCAACCACAATGGCTTAAAAACCCACCTGTTGATGGGTGCCCCAAAATTTCCAATTGGGGCGCCCACTCTCTTACAACTAACCCAAAATTTCTCACTCTCTCTTCGTACCCTTTTGGGAGTTGTAACTTTTTCACTGCCTCAAAAACGTTACCTTTGTCTGCTTCTCTAAGTACCCAAATGAATTTTTGGTTACTTTTTTGTAATCCAAAAGCCAATTCTGAGATTTGTTCGTCTGTGAAAGCTGTTGTGGTCCCAAACGACACATAAATGACTGAATTCGGTTCTTGCTTGTCTAACCACTTTAAACACACGTGTCTGTCGTTTGACAAAAACGACACCGGATTAAAAGGCCCAACTGCCCAGTGTTTCTTGTTAGGTAAAATCCTATCAAGTAAATTCATGTAAGGTCTCTCCAACATACGACTCGTGTTGTAGAGATTACCCGAGTTCAATTTATTGAACTCGTACTGTCCGGCTATGAACTCCAGAATCTCGGAGTTCATACAGCCTTCCAGAGAAGGAATATCCTTCGGGATATTCTCGACACTCTCTTCTACTTCGAGCAAAGACGTCGTTTTTTTCATGCCGTCGTAATAAAATAAGAAGATAGCAAAAGCCGAAACGCTGTGAAAAGTGTATGACTCAGCGTTTTGAATAGAAACAACGTCTTGCACAACTGACGCCATTAGCGAGTCGTGGATTACCACGACTCTTCGGGTTTGGGACGAGAGACGGCGCAGGAGAGCCGCGGTGGGGTGGCGAAGATGGCTAGTTGCGCGGAAAGAAGGAAGGAGATGAGAAGGGAAGGTTTGTTGGAGAGATGGATTTGGAGGTGGGGAAGGAAAAGATGGGATTGTGAAATTATGGAAGTGTATGTTTGGGATTGAGTTTGGATCCCATCCTTGGAGTCTAGCTTTGGCTTGGTGGTTGTGGATTGTGGTTCCTACGATGTGGACCGGGATGTCGTAGGCCACGATAAGGCGGGAAAGGTGGAAGAGTTGGTTGATGTGGCCTTGTGCCGGTAACGGAACAACCACCACCGCCACGTCAtgaggaggtggaggaggagaAGGGTGTTGATATTGGTTATCCATATGTGACTATTTGTTATGGATATTTCTATATTCAATATTGCTTAGGTTTGGGGGATATATATAGTACAATTTGCATGAAGAATCtaatctaattattttattattatttaataaaaaaaaattaaaataaataataaagtacTGTTTTTGTTTTCTTCTCCTTGTTGGAAAGGTATAGTGTTATTGCATTTTTGGGACCAAGTAAAAGAGAGAAAGTATGGGGTAGGTTTTATAATTTGTGTATACGTAAGGCTGATTTCtatctattctttttttttttttttttgatttaagcgtttatTTATTACAACATGTTTTATCTGGGACTTAAACTCAGAACCTTTAACACTCACACACTTATTTATGGCCACTTGaactggactcgaacccaaaaccTTTAACACTCACACACCTACTTATGACCACTTGAGCTAACCCCAAGTGGTTTCTATCTATtcttttatatacatttttttttctttcttttaatttcttaataaagaaaattaattattagtacgaTCAAGTCCTTTTCCGTTGCTTTTATGGGAAAAAAGTAGGATGCAAGCTGTAATAAGCTGCTCCTATATACATAGATAGAtcctattattttttattatatatttatgtatatatattacacaaattaatatatattttcatatgaCAAATTAAGAGAATATTGAGGTGGAGTGGCAATTTTTAGTGTTGTATTTGTGGTAGTTCACGTGTCGACTACTCTTATTTTATCAGAATACACATTGATCAATAAAGTTAATGTGTAGTTACGAggaattgaattttgaaattcttataaatttttaaaagttttacCATTAAATTAAGCGCtagaattattattttataatagttaaattatatatatagggccttaaaatttaatttcgttttagGCCCTATATACCTTAGGATCAACCCTGATAGTAGTGCAAGATTTGTGTAAAATATAGTGATAAGTGATTTCACACATCTACCTACAAAGAAAAAGTTAATTTAAAGTTTCCCTTCTcttgtgatatttttaatttgttatgAAAATATTAAGATAAAATATACCTTAAAAAATTTACCCATCAATTAGAGATGCATGctgtaatgtttttttttttttttttgttagtggATTGAAAAAGTTAAAGGACCAATAccaaaaggaaagaatctttgATTCATACAATAAAACTGAATACAAAGATATCACAATCAAATTTTGAAGTATGTagcttaaaaaattattataattttatttttatttttattgtgattaaaagtaaaaattttgtgattaataataaattatcatttttaattATGACTAAAGGATctataattaaatgtattagtcacaaaaattacaaattattttaactataaatatattacaatacttgttgtaattaaaactaaattagtaatgatttaaatttaaatactatattttagttactaataatttttatattgtgattaaaagtcacatttaattaaaaaaattatattattgtaactatatatatatatatacttaaaaagAAGATTTTTAATATTCTATCTTGTTTTTTCCATCctcccaaaaaaaataaataattacaatttatAATGGATTAGTAACAAGTCcttaaaatatgaaaattttatACTAGAAATAACTTTCTAAATACATGTAAAAATGTGTACATGCACGTGATAATTTATGATTAGTTAGCTTTTTTTAGGCTAACCCAAACCAAACATAACTTTGTGTAAAATATCaaccaattaaaaaaattacatgacACTCATTAATGTTACTCTTAGGACAAACAACCAAACTCTTTGTCATTTGTATTTTGGttgctataaatatatatatatatatatgtctattaATTGAATGACAGTTATATAAAATAGTGGTCCATCCATAGCTATATGcatgctttattattattattattattattattattattgtttgaagaaaaaaaattgaagagataTGCATGTGGCTAAGgatgcttttttattttattttattattaataattatttgaaaatattaagaGATATGCATGGTTTTTACGCATGCTAATAATATGATTGTCGGTACCACATATTAATTAATACACCTACGTATATATGTTTGTTGTGCAGTAACTAAATTTAATATACTTCATATTGAAGAGAAGTATACAATACTCAAACTTTCATTAATTAACTAATTTTGTTGACATTAAAATGAGAAATATTAAAAGGTACTAATAgtgtttaatattattattattagtgtaatgagggccaatggcttaaaaaaattattgagtgAGTATTATTGAgccttttttatataatttcaaaaatattttttttttcaatacaaAAAGTATACTATATAAAAATTTTGAATCTTGAGTTTAAGTGAGTCTTAAACACGGGCCTAGCCTGCCTTAGTCCAGGACCGAGTCTAAATGCAATTAGGTTTTTACTATAATTATTAGTGTTGGCTGAATATAAGATAATGTTCTACCGATTTATTAgacataatatttaattaattaaagtgaCTATAGAGTCCCTGCTCTCATACCCCATTAATTTGTGTGATTTTTAAGCTATTATTTAttgtgttattttattttttaataattttttagttaattattttaagctCTTTCTATACTCGTCttaattactatatatatatatatatatatagaatgttTGTACTCATAATAATtggtaatatatatatgtataagatTTTGTTTGAAATTCgcttgtatatataaaataattttcaaccttaaaaaaaataattaagtttttttttttttttgtttttggaagGAAACAAGAATTAAGTTTAAACCTTATAATagttagccaaaaaaaaaaagtttaaaccTTTATAATAAgtgaattttcaaaaaaaaaaaaattaacttataaTAAgtgatatattttaataaagacttttataaacttaattagttaattaatctCCTTGATTTCCAATAAGTGTCtgcacatatataaatatataaatatagaaatgTTAAGGGGATCTTAATAAGGTGTTAAGCATCAGGTGACATATTATTACTAAggcaatttaatattaaattctatgcatttttatttaataaataacataaaaaaaacctGTTAATAACTATTCACAATTACGTGTGTGTCACATTGATATGTTGTTAGACACTTTAAAATGActaataacaatgctcataTAAATATCAATTCAAAAAACATGTAATGAAGATAATCAAACTTCACAGTCgaccaaaaaattattattgtagaagatattgatatttattaattatatatatatatttagggttaattttacttccaaattataattatattcatAGATAGTGTTGTAAAGTGGTCgatttttttgagttttatgATGTAACTAACAAAATATACACTGTTGTTTAGTCTCATTGCAATTAATATATCGTCGGTAtactttgaaagaaaaaaaaataattttttttttaaatattaaatgatttttagtttaataaatttgtttaaaaatacatatattaaacttttaattattaattttatcttAAACTTGTGTATGTGGTGCTGACATGATCAAAATATTCAAGCATGATCGGTCCTGAATTGAAATGAGTTATAGGCAAAAGAAAAATTTGAATCTTTACTACaaagataaatgatatttttaaaaattattaaaaaaatatgtatattttttaaaaagtattttttttatttaaactcctAAAATGAGTGGAGGCCTAACCGACCTATAACTAAAGGCGACTCTACCAGCATGTTAGTGTCTATCATCATTGCCACGTGTAacaaaacttaataaaaataactattttaatTACAACACTGAAAATAATTTGGGAATCATTGTTAACGAATTGAATGAATAGCATAATAATACATATAGGGCTCATTTGGTACGTTGTAttaagtcgtattgtattgtattatattgaattagattatatatcatatttttatataatattacgttaaactttaatttatattaaaatattatctatttAGGTGGTCATAAAAATCAATATCACatgtaattttatataaaaatattacatgaaatacaatttaatataatattatacaatataatacaGTGTAATACGGTGTACCAGTTAGGAGAGCGAAAAcgtatataatattatacataatttaattaaatgattctATTATATGTACGTggttatataaaaaaacatatatttattctatGTGATTATTCGCAGTTTATTTATCCATGGTATGGTTCaagaatatatatctatatatctttatatattaaaagtgcctatgtaacggcaattcttggtttaacagaatattctttacaaataaaagaatattctgttaaatttaaccccAAAAAAATCGTCTACTTTTCTCACTCACAATTAATGGTATAGTCCCTACCGCACGTGCGAGCCACACGATTCATCCCTGAATTGGATTTGGGGATAGCATTCTTCAAATTAGGGCTTCCATTTCATTACACGAGAGAGTCTTCTGTCTCTCTACAAACCCCCAAACCCCAACAAACACAAGCTAAACCTTCTCAATCCCTCTCTTTCGCGACCCAGAAATGGCCGCCACAGCCTCCTCCTCATAAACCCATTCACCTTGTTCCTCCTCTTCTTTCGCAGATTCTTTCTCTTTGGGTTTTGTTTTTATCGGAGAGTTTGATTTGGGAATCCGATCTTTTTCTTCATCGATCTTCAGTACCGGTTGTTTGGGGGTTTCTTTTCGGGTGAAAgttagggttttagggttttaatttcTTTTCGGGTTGTTTGGGGGTTTCTTTTCGGTTGTTTGGGGGTTTGATTTCGGGTAAAAGCTTTGTCATTAAATATGAAGGTTCAGTCAAGAATGGAGATTCTGACTGCTTTGTCTTAGAGCATGTTGAACATGATAGGCCTGAGGTAATTCTtctacctctctctctctctctctctctctctctctctctctctcatattGCCTATTCAATTTGCTTTCAGGTGTTGAAGAGTGAAATAAGCGTTTGTCAGCTTCAGTAATATGGCTATTGTATGTTTATGGAAGCATGTATACTATTATAATCTAGCAATGTTCTTCACGAAGGTAaaatatattgttattatttttgaatggtaaaatatatatataaatgattgaTTTTGATTCTTGTGAGCTATGGAAGCAGAAGGGCAATCTCAGAACACTATAAAGAGAATTTCTAGAAAAGCCATGCAGGGATTTAACATGATACCATATCATTTGGAGAACGAAGATTCCGAGGAGGAGGCTATTATCTTGAATCGTCGCAATGGCAATTACAATTCAAAGGATGCTACTTTATGCTACACTTTACCCATTCATGGATATGGAGCTCCTAATAATAAGCTTTTCTTGACGTGAGTGAGTTTCTGAAGTGAAAGCTTTTGTATTTATGTTGTGTTTCTACTTACTTACTTACTTGTCTATCACACATTTTATCGAACACTTTGTGATATCATCTTTTGTATTATATTGGTTTCATTTTGAGGCACTTCTtgatatcatcttttcctttttgttttatttttattacaggTCCTCATGTTAATGCTCATAAGCATCATGTTGACAATGAGCTTAGGATGCTGGAGCGATTTGTGTAATACTGACTAGCCTATGATTTTGTGTAATACACAGGGTAAAAGCTTTGTCATTAAATATGAAGGTTCAGTCAAGTCAGCTTGGCTCGTAGGTTTGCTTTGGTCCCTCTCGGACCCCCGTTATTAGCTTACAGCAGCAATTGCAAAGCAATGTTAACAGCTGTTGATGGTGCAGTTCAACTGGTGGTTGATCGCCCATATAAGGCTGGAGAATCTATTGCTGTTTGGTATgacatttttctttatatatattatatgtaatcaTGTAGCTGGCAAACAGATTACAAGTTGGCCATTTATTTATTATCCTTGATAGTGCAATTTGTTACTTTCTCATTGCTATGCATTTACCACTTGAGGCATGCTGAATGGTTTGTGTGTGAGGGTTATCTGCTCTTATTCCAGTAAATATATCTAAAACAAAAATAGTACAtgttagcttatgtgaaatttgTATATTAATGCAGGTGTGGGCCACAGCCTAACTCAAAATTGCTTATAAACTATGGATTTGTCGATGAAGATAATCCTTATGACCGGTTGGTGATTGAGGTATAATAAGCAAGTCTGTCTACTGTACACGATTCCCTATTTAGGTGTAAGTCTTATTCTTACTGATTTTTTTCTAGGCGGCTTTGAATACGGAGGATCCCCAGTATCAAGATAAAAGAATGGTTGCTCAGAGGAATGGAAAATTATCTGTGCAAGTTTTTCATGTATGCacatttaatttgttttccagAAACTTAGCTGTTAGGTTTCTTTTACTTCGCTCTAATATATGCTTTTTTCAGGTGTATGCTGGTAAGGAAAGGGAAGCTATACTGGATTTGCTTCCATATATTCGATTGGGCTATTTATCAGAACCTTCAGAGATGCAATCTGTTATCTCTTCTCAGGGTCCAGTTTGTCCAGTAAGTAAAAATTACTTTCACTTTTGATTTAATGATTTTTGAGTTTTCATGCTACTTTGAAAGATAAGTAATGCATATAGATTATGGGAATTCGATACATACAAACAGCACTTTCTAGCCAATTTCCACTAAGAAGATATGTataccaaaaaagaaaaaaaaatatatatatatatatatatacatatttgtaaCAAAGGAAAAAGtccattagaaaaacaaaattaataaatcaaaaCATGAGATCGTTATAAATTATTTCTACTTACTCATGAATCTAACACTAACGGTTTATCCAAGAAGACTGCCAAATCCCCTTTTAGTTGCAACTCTCTTAACACAGAATTAATACTATCTAATCACTCTCAGGCCAGGTGCCAAGTCAGATAGAATGGTTGGACATGGCTGTTGAATTTCAAGTAAACTACCTTCTACATATATATGGAGACTACGGAAAACCTTTTGTTGAATTTTAAGCACTTATACAATCTTTTGTTAATCAGTCTGTAGCTGTTTATAATCCATGAGGATCAGAGTATTCTTACAAAACAAAAAGTTCTAACGCTCTATTTTTCTGGGTTGGCAGGGTGTAATCCACAGGGATGTCAAACCTGGAAACTTCCTCTTCTCTCGTAAGGCCAGTAAAGGTTACCTGATTGATTTCAACCTGGCAATGGTAAGCTGCACTTGCCCTGCTATTCCGCCATGTCTATTATCTAATTTAAGCCTACTGATTCTTTATAAAGCCTGCATAATACACGCAATGATATGTTATCTCATTAAACTCATTTTTTCTATCTTTGGCAGGACTTACATCAGAAATATGGAAACACTGGTGAGTCTTCATCTCCACTCTGAGATCTAAATGAAATTAGCATTAGTGTAATCttgatacttgttcttaatctaTCTCTTCATTTTATGAAaatgttaattgttttttttttacttatgaaaatgtttttttttttttttatgttatctCATTAAACTCATTTTTTCTATCTTTGGCAGGACTTACATCAGAAATATGGAAACACTGGTGAGTCTTCATCTCCACTCTGAGATCTAAATGAAATTAGCATTAGTGTAATCttgatacttgttcttaatctaTCTCTTCATTTTATGTTGTGTTTCATTTTATCTTGATACACATTTTATGAAaatgttaattgtttttttttacttatggGTGCCAATTTGTTTCTACGAGAACTTACATTTGAGCTAGATTATTATATTGGTTTCTCCTCTCAGAGTTTTACAGATTGAAGGATTGGTAATATTTCTCACTcactgtgtttttttttaatcaaaattttTAACTTATGATTTTGATATGTTTATATATCTGTCTTTGGAATGTAGTAAGTGCACTTAGAATTGTATGGTGTTCATTACTGATCTGCAAGTGCAAATGTTTATGGTTGAATCTAATTCAGTACTATTTTTCAATTTGTGTGCAAATGTTTATGGAAGCATGTATACTATTATAATCTAGCAATGTTCTTCACGAAGGTAaaatatattgttattatttttgaatggtaaaatatatatataaatgattgaTTTTGATTCTTGTGAGCTATGGAAGCAGAAGGGCAATCTCAGAACACTATAAAGAGAATTTCTAGAAAAGCCATGCAGGGATAATTCTGTTTATGGTTGAATCTAATTCAGTACTATTTTTCAATTTGTGTGCTATAgactttttaatttatttttttattttgttgaacaGGCTATACTAAAGATAATCAAGCATTGCAAGGAGTTTAACTCATTCATATCATTTTTGTAAGTCAATTTCACTcttttaagcatgtttaatCTTATGAGCCAAGTGCTTTGGGCCTTTTTTCTGATTTGagtgttatttttttgaaactcACAATAATTTAATTTGGGTTCTGTATAACAATGTTTAAAAAGTATTTCAAAGTTAACATACATAAGCAATCTTGTAAATTTGGGTGCTTTGGGTCTTTTTCCTGATTTGAGTGTTATTATTTGGTATGTCAATATTACTCTTGGTAAATCTGTGTTAATTGAATCATTTTTCCTATTCATTTACAGAGTATACTAAATGCAGCTGAAAATCTTGTGTTCATGATCTcaaaaaagaatgaaaatgttaattgtttttttttacttatggGTGCCAATTTGTTTCTACGAGAACTTACATTTGAGCTAGATTATTATATTGGTTAATGTGTTGTTTTAATGATATCTTTAAGCATTCGTTTGCAGGAGATGTTCATGGTCAGTTTTCAGATTTGTTAAGATTGTTTGAGTATGGTGGATTTCCACCTGAAGCAAACTATCTGTTACTAGGAGACTATGTGGACCGTGGTAAGCAGAGTATAGAGACTATATGCCTTCTTCTCGCGTACAAGATCAAGTACAAGGAGAATTTCTTTCTTGATGCAAACCGAATAATGACTTCAAAGTACAATCAGTTCACCATTCAAGTAGTTGAACCAATGGAAGATTAGGAAGaagttacctttttttttttttttacagtaattttattttatttagtgttgAGACTTTTCTTGCTGCTGAGcttgtttttctttctcttgacttgttatttatggatttacATGGAGTAGTGTATGCAAGTATTTCATATACCCAATTTTctaaaagtaaataataagtattattttattatgatttatatatacctaattatattttaacaaCCAATTATAATAgcacaaatattaatttgataaaataaattattcgtATGATCATACCTTTACATACAATCTAAataagaagaaataaaaaaaaataactaaactttACCTAAAACTAATCTTTACGTGCCTCGGCACGTAACTCCTACCtagtatatttatatagataagtatgatatatatttataatatagatGAGTATGGAAGAGTAGTGGGTGAGCAATCGTGCCACTTCAATTTCATATATCATATATGCATTGTCTTATATGTAAGGGTGGACATCATCCAATCTAATTAAATCGAAccaatctaatttaattcaattcaattataaaaagttagatattcaattacaattgaattagattggattagatgctaaaagttagattttaattTGATTGGATCGATTATAGGatatcaatctcaaaatccaattaaaaaccgatccaatatatatattaaaaaattatttatataataaaaaagattaaaaaatataatatatatttattatatttctatTAGATTTTTTTATGTTAAATTTGTAATACTTAattgttttgtgtatttattttcatgatattttattctattttattacttagaaatgttattgttttaattatttaaatttttttagctaCATTACACTTGTAAGATTAGTATGTATATGAAGTCAGGGACGGACCTAGTATTGTTGATATGGGGGCTATAGCCAccactaacaaaaatattgccttttaaaaaattaaatgtaattttttttaatttgataattattatagaataaaatagtagaaaagcccctacaaaaataaataaatctagtaagagtgattataatataggtataaatattttttaataataaataagcccccacaaagtaaaaattctgggtccgtcactgtatgaagtattaaacttaaatagaaAGTGATCTTATTCGGTGGAAGTGGCAGAGGTGCTAGCTTTAAGGATGGGCATCCATTTAGCTATCAAAATGGCTGTCTATCCTTACATTATCCAAACCGATTGCCTTCGTGTTGTGAACTACCTGAATAGTATTTCCCAAGCCAAAACGGACTGGAGTGCATTACTAGACGATATAAGAGAGACCCCGGAATTTGTTCATTGCCTTGCCGTGCAGCATATCAGCAGAGATTGCAATCGGTCTGCTCACTCTTTGGCCAAAGAAGCTTTGGTTTCAGATTGTAATAAGTTGTGGGAGGGTTGTTATATATCCCTTTTGTGCGTCTGCTTCTTTAAAAGCGGACTTGCCTAAACTTGTGTAATCtttctttaataaataaaccgatttcaaaaaaaaaaaaaaaagtcatacttagtttttacatatatatttttttttcatattttttaactataaattgaaatt
Encoded here:
- the LOC115711257 gene encoding zeatin O-glucosyltransferase, whose amino-acid sequence is MDNQYQHPSPPPPPHDVAVVVVPLPAQGHINQLFHLSRLIVAYDIPVHIVGTTIHNHQAKARLQGWDPNSIPNIHFHNFTIPSFPSPPPNPSLQQTFPSHLLPSFRATSHLRHPTAALLRRLSSQTRRVVVIHDSLMASVVQDVVSIQNAESYTFHSVSAFAIFLFYYDGMKKTTSLLEVEESVENIPKDIPSLEGCMNSEILEFIAGQYEFNKLNSGNLYNTSRMLERPYMNLLDRILPNKKHWAVGPFNPVSFLSNDRHVCLKWLDKQEPNSVIYVSFGTTTAFTDEQISELAFGLQKSNQKFIWVLREADKGNVFEAVKKLQLPKGYEERVRNFGLVVREWAPQLEILGHPSTGGFLSHCGWNSCVESITMGVPIGTWPMHSDQPRNAVLVTKLLRIGVVVREWSKRDDVARSDTVACGVRRLMASDEGVEMRKRAAELGGALRRSMAEGGSSRKELDCFIAHISR
- the LOC115716736 gene encoding uncharacterized protein LOC115716736 isoform X3, which gives rise to MLTAVDGAVQLVVDRPYKAGESIAVWCGPQPNSKLLINYGFVDEDNPYDRLVIEAALNTEDPQYQDKRMVAQRNGKLSVQVFHVYAGKEREAILDLLPYIRLGYLSEPSEMQSVISSQGPVCPGVIHRDVKPGNFLFSRKASKGYLIDFNLAMDLHQKYGNTGYTKDNQALQGV
- the LOC115716736 gene encoding uncharacterized protein LOC115716736 isoform X1, whose amino-acid sequence is MLTAVDGAVQLVVDRPYKAGESIAVWCGPQPNSKLLINYGFVDEDNPYDRLVIEAALNTEDPQYQDKRMVAQRNGKLSVQVFHVYAGKEREAILDLLPYIRLGYLSEPSEMQSVISSQGPVCPGVIHRDVKPGNFLFSRKASKGYLIDFNLAMDLHQKYGNTGLTSEIWKHWLY